Proteins encoded together in one Chloroflexota bacterium window:
- a CDS encoding xanthine dehydrogenase family protein molybdopterin-binding subunit codes for MKANSVIGNSVARRDLPQKLTGQAQYTSDVQLPGMLYGKIVRSPYPHARIVSVDTAQAEQLPGVRAIITPFDVPPGRLAPDVAILDSEVRYVGDEVAAVAADDEDLAEYAASLIDVHYEPLPFVTAAREALESDDARVHADGNLLGGEPLTLTRGDVNEGFEQADRVFSMSFSTPAHSPAPLEPRAAVAIWEDDNLTVWKTSRGVHADRMSLASALGVRREQVRVIGATLGAGYGGKDESRLSVIAAELARRAGKPVKVEATREEEFVAGRKRHSTETTVKVGVQSDGTVTAIHATTLMDTGAYLASGPGVVRRAGQAALYLYRCANVRYDGYLVYTNQPSAASYRALGAPQGHFALEVTMNHIADELGIDQLDFRLRNHVGIEGQAGERITPANEIIDTQPVEGGIPFSSNGLRECLERGAEAFGWQNRDAATSTSEDHLKTGRGMSMLIYRGGPGGRSAAKVSLNDDGSVQVIAGLMDVGEGSTTVIAQIVAEAIGVPYDSVHVTFGDTADTPEAPITAGSTATFSTGTAVKQAAEELKVQVLEIAAAHLNGDTGSLDIVDGQIVSASGDKRLTLADIASRTDGETLEAAASVMPGSTDYIVNTFGAHFAEVEVDTETGNVRVLRYVAAHDSGRILNPRLATNQVEGGVSQMLGFTLSEEMLTDPQSGATLNASFLEHKSPTIREYPPVEVIFADVVDPIGPYGAKALGEPPSVGVAPAVINAIYDAVGVRITDLPATPDKILNALNALDEQGEE; via the coding sequence ATGAAGGCGAACTCGGTAATAGGCAATTCGGTTGCGCGCCGCGACCTGCCGCAGAAGCTGACGGGTCAGGCACAATATACAAGTGATGTACAGCTGCCAGGCATGCTGTACGGCAAGATTGTCCGCAGTCCGTATCCGCACGCGCGCATCGTATCCGTTGACACCGCGCAGGCTGAGCAACTGCCCGGCGTGCGCGCCATAATTACGCCCTTCGATGTGCCACCCGGCAGGCTTGCGCCCGATGTGGCGATTCTCGACAGCGAAGTTCGCTATGTTGGCGATGAAGTTGCCGCCGTCGCTGCCGACGACGAAGACTTGGCGGAATACGCCGCAAGCCTAATTGATGTGCATTACGAACCGCTGCCATTCGTTACGGCTGCACGAGAAGCGTTGGAATCTGACGATGCCCGCGTTCACGCCGATGGCAATCTGCTGGGCGGCGAGCCTTTAACGCTCACACGCGGCGATGTTAACGAAGGCTTTGAGCAAGCTGATCGCGTGTTCAGCATGAGTTTCAGCACGCCCGCGCACTCGCCCGCTCCGCTTGAACCACGAGCTGCCGTAGCGATATGGGAAGACGACAACCTGACCGTGTGGAAGACATCGCGCGGGGTGCACGCGGACAGGATGAGCCTCGCATCCGCGCTAGGCGTGCGACGCGAGCAGGTGCGTGTGATAGGCGCGACTCTCGGTGCGGGATACGGTGGCAAGGACGAATCGCGTCTGTCCGTCATTGCCGCCGAACTGGCGCGCAGGGCGGGCAAGCCCGTGAAAGTTGAAGCGACCCGTGAGGAAGAGTTCGTCGCGGGCAGAAAGCGCCATTCCACAGAAACGACGGTGAAAGTCGGCGTGCAAAGCGACGGCACAGTAACCGCGATTCACGCCACTACACTGATGGACACGGGCGCGTATTTGGCATCGGGACCCGGCGTTGTGCGGCGCGCTGGTCAGGCGGCGCTCTACCTGTATCGCTGTGCGAATGTGCGTTACGACGGCTACCTTGTCTATACGAACCAGCCGTCGGCGGCGTCTTATCGCGCGCTTGGCGCTCCGCAAGGGCACTTCGCGCTCGAAGTTACGATGAACCACATCGCGGACGAACTCGGCATCGACCAGTTGGACTTTCGGCTGCGAAATCATGTGGGCATCGAAGGACAGGCGGGCGAGCGAATAACGCCCGCGAACGAGATAATCGACACGCAGCCCGTCGAAGGCGGCATACCGTTCTCCTCGAATGGCTTGCGGGAATGCTTAGAACGCGGCGCGGAGGCATTCGGCTGGCAGAACAGGGACGCTGCGACTTCGACGTCCGAGGATCATCTGAAGACGGGCAGGGGCATGAGCATGCTCATATATCGAGGCGGACCGGGCGGCAGGTCGGCGGCGAAAGTCAGCCTGAACGACGATGGCAGTGTGCAGGTCATCGCCGGTCTCATGGACGTGGGCGAGGGCAGCACGACGGTCATCGCACAGATTGTCGCGGAGGCGATCGGCGTACCATACGACAGCGTGCACGTCACCTTCGGCGACACCGCGGACACGCCTGAAGCGCCCATCACAGCAGGCTCAACCGCGACATTCTCCACCGGCACAGCGGTAAAACAGGCAGCCGAAGAGTTGAAGGTACAGGTGCTTGAAATCGCGGCTGCGCACCTAAACGGAGATACCGGCAGTCTCGATATTGTGGATGGACAGATAGTCAGTGCAAGCGGCGATAAGAGACTTACACTTGCAGACATTGCATCGCGGACGGATGGAGAGACGCTCGAAGCGGCGGCATCGGTGATGCCGGGTAGCACGGACTACATCGTGAACACATTCGGCGCGCACTTCGCGGAAGTTGAAGTGGACACGGAAACGGGCAATGTGCGCGTACTGCGTTATGTGGCGGCGCATGATTCCGGACGCATCCTCAACCCGCGTCTCGCCACGAATCAGGTCGAGGGCGGCGTATCGCAGATGCTGGGTTTCACGCTGTCTGAGGAGATGCTGACCGACCCGCAATCCGGCGCGACGCTGAATGCGAGCTTCTTGGAGCATAAGAGCCCGACAATTCGCGAGTACCCGCCGGTCGAGGTAATTTTTGCCGATGTGGTCGATCCGATAGGACCGTACGGAGCAAAGGCATTAGGCGAGCCGCCGAGTGTTGGAGTCGCGCCTGCCGTCATCAACGCGATTTACGACGCCGTTGGCGTGCGAATTACCGACCTGCCAGCCACGCCCGATAAGATTCTGAACGCGCTGAACGCACTAGACGAACAAGGCGAGGAATAG
- a CDS encoding (2Fe-2S)-binding protein, with translation MQDFTAQIDLEVNGDVRAVEVRHHWTLLRVLRESLALIGAKRGCDRGECGACTVLLDGSAVYACQMLALQAAGKSITTIEALGDSDNLHPIQQAFLDNDGGQCGYCTPGFLISAKALLDHTPNPTDDEIRQALSGNLCRCNAYGRIIESVKQAAAQQ, from the coding sequence GTGCAGGATTTCACGGCGCAAATCGACTTGGAAGTGAACGGCGATGTTCGCGCCGTAGAGGTGCGCCATCACTGGACGCTGCTCCGCGTGCTGCGCGAGTCGCTGGCGCTGATCGGCGCAAAACGCGGCTGCGACAGAGGCGAATGCGGCGCCTGCACCGTGCTGCTAGACGGCAGTGCCGTGTACGCCTGCCAGATGCTCGCGCTGCAAGCCGCCGGCAAGAGCATCACCACCATAGAGGCACTCGGCGACAGCGACAATCTGCACCCGATACAACAAGCTTTCCTTGATAACGACGGCGGGCAGTGCGGATACTGCACGCCGGGCTTCCTGATTAGCGCGAAGGCATTGCTCGACCATACACCCAACCCGACCGACGACGAAATCCGGCAGGCGCTGTCCGGCAATTTGTGCAGGTGCAACGCCTACGGGCGCATCATCGAGTCCGTCAAGCAGGCGGCGGCGCAGCAATGA
- a CDS encoding glucose 1-dehydrogenase — protein MRLEGKVALISGGARGQGATEAKLFAQEGAAVVIADILHDEGKQVEAEINEAGGRALFVPLDVTSADEWQSAVAKTVETFGKLDILVNNAAIYSRVPIEHASEEEWDSIIDINLKGVFLGTKHSIAAMRESGGGSIINISSTAGLVGSPRGGAYTASKGGVRLFTKNTAIQLAPDGIRANSIHPGPIDTEMIADNIGTPEGLAASVGRVPLGRVGTVDDVAYGALFLASDEASFMTGSELVIDGGITAQ, from the coding sequence ATGAGACTTGAAGGCAAGGTGGCTCTGATAAGCGGTGGGGCGCGTGGACAGGGCGCGACCGAGGCGAAGCTTTTCGCGCAGGAAGGCGCCGCGGTCGTCATCGCGGACATCCTGCACGACGAGGGCAAGCAGGTCGAAGCCGAAATCAACGAAGCGGGCGGCAGGGCGCTGTTCGTGCCTCTCGATGTAACCAGCGCCGACGAATGGCAGTCCGCCGTAGCGAAGACTGTCGAGACATTCGGCAAACTGGATATTCTCGTGAACAATGCCGCGATTTACAGCCGCGTGCCAATCGAACACGCCTCTGAAGAGGAGTGGGACAGCATCATCGACATTAACCTTAAGGGCGTGTTTCTCGGCACGAAGCACTCAATTGCGGCGATGCGCGAATCGGGTGGCGGCTCCATAATCAACATATCGTCCACTGCCGGCCTCGTTGGCAGCCCGCGCGGCGGCGCATATACGGCATCGAAGGGCGGCGTTCGGCTGTTCACCAAGAACACTGCGATTCAGCTCGCGCCGGACGGCATTCGCGCCAATTCGATCCACCCGGGCCCCATAGATACTGAGATGATCGCGGACAACATCGGCACGCCTGAAGGACTTGCGGCGTCCGTGGGACGCGTGCCGCTCGGCAGGGTCGGCACGGTGGACGATGTTGCCTATGGCGCGCTTTTCCTTGCATCGGACGAGGCGTCGTTCATGACCGGCTCGGAGCTGGTGATAGACGGCGGCATAACTGCGCAGTAG
- the ftsZ gene encoding cell division protein FtsZ, with protein MFNDIIKALAFGSAPKNMPDMQQLTTGINVKVVGVGGAGGNAVSRMVRTGLTQVDTLVLNTDIQALDTMPHILSYALGPETVNGMGSGGRPEVGRKAVRESQADIAELLDGSDMVFVTAGMGGGTGTGASATVADIARKKGALTVGVVTLPFSFEGTRRREVAEQGIRSLRQKVDTLIIVENDRLLPSLKGNVTLERAFEAADDVLRQGVKGISDIVTVSGMINVDFADVRSVMANGGPAFMAYGEGKGKWAAIEAARSALANPLFNAPLEGATGILFNVTGGKDLTLGQVHEVAEIIRKAAKSDANVIFGVVQERQMKRRVGITLIGTGVGSKPQKETIPKDESKSAVTLSDAELNRLINAPSSNGHLQADLTQTARLL; from the coding sequence ATGTTCAACGACATCATTAAGGCATTGGCATTCGGCAGCGCTCCGAAGAACATGCCTGACATGCAGCAGCTCACAACAGGCATCAACGTCAAGGTTGTCGGCGTCGGCGGCGCAGGCGGCAATGCCGTCTCGCGTATGGTCAGGACAGGACTAACACAGGTTGACACTCTCGTTCTGAACACCGACATACAGGCGCTAGACACTATGCCACACATCCTGTCCTACGCGTTAGGGCCTGAGACCGTGAATGGCATGGGATCCGGCGGTCGCCCCGAAGTGGGACGCAAGGCGGTGCGGGAAAGCCAAGCAGACATTGCCGAACTGCTCGATGGATCGGACATGGTGTTCGTAACCGCCGGCATGGGCGGTGGCACTGGTACCGGCGCGTCCGCAACCGTCGCGGACATCGCACGTAAGAAAGGCGCGCTCACGGTTGGTGTGGTTACACTGCCGTTCTCATTCGAAGGCACGCGTCGGCGCGAAGTTGCGGAGCAAGGTATTCGCAGCCTGAGGCAGAAGGTCGATACGCTGATAATCGTGGAGAACGACCGGCTATTACCGTCGCTCAAAGGCAATGTAACGCTTGAGCGCGCATTCGAGGCGGCGGACGATGTGCTGCGGCAAGGCGTCAAGGGCATTTCGGATATCGTCACCGTATCCGGGATGATAAATGTCGATTTCGCCGATGTTCGATCTGTGATGGCAAACGGGGGCCCTGCATTCATGGCATACGGCGAGGGCAAGGGCAAGTGGGCGGCGATAGAAGCGGCACGCTCTGCGCTGGCGAATCCGCTTTTCAACGCGCCGCTGGAAGGCGCAACCGGCATCCTGTTCAATGTAACCGGCGGCAAGGATCTGACGCTTGGGCAGGTACACGAAGTAGCGGAGATTATCCGCAAGGCAGCGAAGTCCGACGCCAATGTCATCTTCGGCGTAGTGCAAGAAAGGCAGATGAAGAGGCGCGTGGGCATCACCCTAATTGGCACGGGTGTAGGCAGCAAACCACAGAAAGAGACGATTCCGAAGGACGAGAGTAAGAGTGCGGTAACCCTGTCGGATGCGGAGCTTAACCGGCTAATCAATGCTCCGAGCAGCAACGGGCATCTTCAAGCCGACCTGACGCAGACCGCAAGGCTTCTGTAG
- a CDS encoding SUF system NifU family Fe-S cluster assembly protein, whose amino-acid sequence MALGRIDDLYRDAILDHRRNPRNHEPLSAPDIVGEAINPFCGDEIHLQMNIDANRRVSDIGLQAEGCSIIIAAGSMLAEAVQGKDFDEIDTLVALYRKMMQGDTEAEEALFHEGDLANLAGVRDYPIRIKCALLPLSALTQAMQSYRSSVSING is encoded by the coding sequence ATGGCGCTGGGTAGGATTGACGACCTATACCGGGACGCGATACTCGACCACCGGCGCAATCCGCGAAATCACGAACCTCTCAGTGCGCCCGACATTGTGGGTGAGGCGATAAATCCCTTCTGCGGCGACGAAATCCACCTGCAAATGAACATAGACGCGAACCGGCGCGTCAGCGACATTGGTTTGCAGGCTGAAGGTTGCTCTATAATCATAGCCGCCGGTTCGATGTTGGCTGAGGCGGTGCAGGGCAAGGACTTCGACGAAATTGATACCCTTGTCGCGCTGTACCGCAAGATGATGCAGGGAGACACGGAAGCCGAAGAAGCGCTCTTCCACGAGGGCGATCTCGCTAATCTCGCCGGCGTCCGCGATTACCCTATACGGATAAAGTGCGCGCTGCTGCCATTGTCCGCGCTGACGCAGGCAATGCAAAGCTACAGGTCGTCAGTCAGCATTAACGGGTAA